In Bactrocera oleae isolate idBacOlea1 chromosome 3, idBacOlea1, whole genome shotgun sequence, a genomic segment contains:
- the LOC106623489 gene encoding uncharacterized protein — MMFTASISSSSGSKGNNNKCNKKCICKSAHSIGSDVDCNCSLLTASSTPISAHGSAKQRSSSSYKKYRRAKLRNDVQHSDSGSNNNINNNHDAQRLDHCSSSRSSNSITSLSPATAPTTTTAFSADSTNSCSSTVHRQRRRHVASLTACCSSAASISSIAVALTAGLSICRAFSLSICVLLLLRLAPTVHGLAVGVDTANANLTDLGSPGGYSTTILLFIMQFKLYTHIFIRSPKLFYNAGNLLKFAAAAIYTFSFNDGVVGLPYYVPYYLYIVISSALYQTLSIPNCTGGFVNSDFALVGIEHKLYVNLVQCSESLEKHY; from the coding sequence ATGATGTTCACCGCcagcatcagcagcagcagcggcagcaaaggcaacaacaacaagtgtaaCAAGAAATGCATTTGCAAAAGCGCACACAGCATTGGCAGCGACGTCGACTGCAACTGTAGTTTGCTAACAGCATCCAGCACGCCGATCAGCGCGCATGGTTCGGCCAAGcagcgcagcagcagcagctataAGAAATACCGCAGAGCGAAACTGCGCAACGACGTCCAACACAGCGATTCTGGCtctaacaacaacatcaacaacaaccatGACGCACAGCGTTTGGACCATTGCAGCAGCAGCCGAAGTAGTAATTCAATTACGTCATTATCGCCTGCGACCGcgcccacaacaacaacagcgttcAGTGCAGATAGCACTAATTCATGCAGTTCCACAGTCCACCGACAACGGCGACGCCACGTTGCTTCGCTTACCGCTTGCTGCAGTTCGGCGGCATCAATCTCGTCCATTGCAGTGGCGTTGACCGCCGGTTTAAGCATTTGTCGCGCCTTCAGCTTATCGATATGCGTTCTGCTGTTGCTGCGACTTGCGCCCACTGTGCACGGCCTTGCTGTCGGTGTGGACACGGCCAATGCCAACCTCACAGATTTGGGTAGTCCCGGTGGGTATTCTACGACTATTCTACTATTTATAATGCAGTTTAAGTTATATACGCATATTTTTATTCGTAGTCCTAAGCTATTTTATAATGCAGgaaatcttttaaaatttgctgctgctgccatcTATACATTTTCCTTTAATGATGGTGTAGTAGGTTTACCTTATTATGTACCatattacttgtatatagttATTAGCTCAGCACTTTACCAAACACTTTCAATTCCGAATTGTACTGGAGGTTTTGTAAATTCAGATTTTGCTTTAGTCGGAATCGAACATAAGTTGTATGTCAATTTAGTCCAGTGTAGTGAAAGTTTAGAAAAACATTATTGA